The Anomalospiza imberbis isolate Cuckoo-Finch-1a 21T00152 chromosome Z, ASM3175350v1, whole genome shotgun sequence genomic interval ccctcagttcaagtcttcttgtctgcattccctcatcccaggacgTGCCTTAGGAACTTGACACTTCCTGCATGCTAGaagagccatttgttctgtgatgaaaccacagactcagcttggaaaaggcctctgagatagacatttcagaggagttcttgtgtgctgctgaacccaggagctgttcctgtgctgtgtcaccataGAACTGCCACCATGGCTAAGGGGGACTTGGGCGAAGCTGGtttggggaaaggctttcagtaagcccatggcaattgctgcatgcaatctcttcagaaaactgaagtacaggaaagagaggagctgtagctcctgctggatggggtggggcagaagctgtaatgcctagtacagaaccactcagactttctcagtctcaagtttctatgggttgagtggccaaagaggacagaaggtagacacgaggcagtggtttgtgctgttgtcttgcttgctgtgtgacacaaggcttgctgctggagtgacgtagtgaaaacagaatgatctgtctTTGGGTTGGCGACTTTGTGGTGggcttgcccagcacaggcagttttcttacagcatctggttctttttcccttgtgtgttgcaggtcacgtcacccgtgcctggagagaatccggtccttgggtgagtgggaaaggagcctttggTGTTGGTAGCATTTGACAATtgtggagcaagctgtgagctgggcctgttgcagtccagcgccagcctgcttggatgaatggaagtacagtgcaggctcttcgcagcagcagcagcagcagcagcagcagctgcaggaggagttggatcccgggctgtttcctccagttccttttcagagcttttaagcagctgaaagtggggttgcttggtgctttaagccatgatggaatttctcctgtagaagagagtgcagtcccatcgaattggcccattctacttgagtttgaacaacttagaatgccatttctgtgcagatgatttctccttagtgcatctggctctagagctgaatataaagaaggttagcagtccctcacactgctgtctgtctgcagagcccaaaaccaacctctgagcctcctctggctgcacgtcttcctgaagaagaggccgaaggggaggaagattcccaccaaagtgcacctgctgccactgcagggcctgagcatccagcatcagtaagtggcacctctgggtagtcctgtggctggaacaaagcatagctgcaagtttctggtcagacagcacctcccgtgcctggctgaagatgctgagggctggaatccttccagctcttccagagcacttccctcagcctgtgaggcctggaaaaggggtgtggaacttggacgcttaggcatcgctttcctactgttctgacaggggctgtgaatttgtcttagccagagacaagaggtagcattaggatgtcttgggatgctcctggggtacaagtgaagccctttgtgcccagtggctgtgcaggctccttgtccccagtgaagagagcagtgcaaagatgcagttcacagccttgcaggatatgaggagacactgtccccaggagggaccaggccctccccacggaacagctaaagtcagtcagtagctaaaggaacagctgagttgcagcggggcctgtagctgaatataccgaaggttctgaatgacaggttctttcctgaccctcatgctgctgtctgcccacagagcacaggggcagcgtcagcacctgctctggctgcctctgcacccgaggaagaggctgaagaggaggaatccgctgccaatgaacctgcccctgctgtcagcctgcggcctgagcagcccacgtcagtaagtgcctgttttggctagcagtgtctttggtgtcattttgtccgtcatgtaaaagcagcctttggattttgcgccttgagctggagaagtgggctgcgaaagctgagaggggaagagccctgggtgtggccagcagcgtcttcctaggagcttgcatttgaaatgggatcggaggggcacctccgacatgcaggcatgtttgtgacccaaatgaatttcttgtcccagagctccacctcctgtgtcctggtacctgcacgagctgcagctgaaggccctgaagaagcctccagtccccaagctggaaactcaagcctgagcagctcgtgcacctggagcacgactagttcctctggcagcagctggagcacgactggttcctctggcagcagagagcagctgggagagaggacagaggacaagtgcctggccatgctgagtatgtgctttgtgatccttgtccgccggagcagtgccttgtgtgtgcgcgtgtcagcaagagctgtcccacctcctgttcctcctcagctgagtgccaggtcctgtggcctccacacaggacctgctgttgtgctttgaggtggtgaggggtccctggagtgttgctcctgcctctgagggcagctgggcctggtttggctttgcctgagcttccctctatgccaaaaagaaaacagaggttgtttctggctgagcaggatgctgtgacctagcgaatgagtaggcctcaaggagctcctgtggggcccagctcctgtggggcacagccaaggtcatcttcagaacttagcctggcctaaaggctgagggacctcattcctgaggcccatcacagtagggtataacataagctgctgctcttgaaaggcagaggggcattgtttaggcaaagtcctgcttaaagctggagatctcggctctgctggaagcactttgcaatgttcttcctgttctggaaagggcggctgttgataagaattgattccagaacccaagatgccttggatgtttgcaaggatgaaagcttttgttgaatgtcacagagtgttcatggccaagaacagaaaggttttgtttttcctgctgcccttaatgTTTGTAGACAACAATCACTTCTCTTGGTTACAgttttctgatccctgtctcctctgactgtttctcgatgtgcttagattttagtgtagacttctagttttgggcaggccatctgtgctgcagggctgcttgtcttgctgctgttgtttttgaggtggtggtggtggtggtggtggtggtggtggtggttttggtggtggtggtggttttggttgtggtggtggtggtgtttcccagctgactgagttgaaagggcaaagtgtcccagacagtggggctgcctttctgatctgctgcagggtgggacctcttctgaagtgaacatctttccttgggatttttacagagatgctggtgagcgagggagatcctgaggctaagtacacagaactggaaacgattggcaaagggtgagtgcagccacagctccttcttcacagTGGGGGGCggtgcattttgctggtgtcacacctccccagagtgacagcaggcaagctccaaagctgttcagacactgcgttaagatgatgcctgatgatctctaagtactggtcagcatttatagctgaagtggccagaaaagtagagcccttcctgtgtctggtgcaccctagagaagcagctgccaatggctctggacccagaacacagctgtctaaggatcctctattttgagtacttctccatttgtgtgcgcaacagtggaagcctttgcctgctccggctgtggctgcaggctgtggctggacactattttccttggaagctggagaaaggatctgtgtctggaggctttcctccaatggctcttacatggcttcagacttctcagaaggcctcagtggtggtgcttgaatttggcagatagactccaaggagaggtgtgagaaggccgaaccggcatgtgcctggaaaaatcccacacatgcacagatacagaaagagaaaagggagaaaagacccagacgagaatctgtcgtgttccatttactgtttgccccgggactttttttcccattggaccgcggtgtcctgcacttgcagggactaaaggacttcttctttctctgctgctcttttgtttctaggggttttggcacggtgtgcatggcagtggagactgccacaggagaagaggtaagcgtcaagcagcgccacagcttctgcagtgctgttttaggacggcattttatctgtcatgtctgcaagggtttgctttgttcttgtgcaatggagaatgccagtggttgctggagtaatgatcaagccccctagaagtgccaaaggtttcccagcagttttgctccattcttaccggcacaaaatggcttcctgcttgcaaggggtgtgtgaatgaaaatggggatgataaagtaaggccctgggggaagactgtgggcacagcctgtgttgttagagctttgcggtggagagcttagaccatgtttctcccaggtttacaaggcaaagggtatctggctctttgtcctgggaggtgcccaagcaagcggtctgatgtccagccacaaggcggtttggcccagcccagctccatcatcccataatcactgtctccgtcttccccttgtggtcctgcgccacagactttggttcacggttttccatgtcgttgtaggtggccataaagaaaattagtctcctgGAAGAAAGCAGCAGTGAACTATGNNNNNNNNNNNNNNNNNNNNNNNNNNNNNNNNNNNNNNNNNNNNNNNNNNNNNNNNNNNNNNNNNNNNNNNNNNNNNNNNNNNNNNNNNNNNNNNNNNNNNNNNNNNNNNNNNNNNNNNNNNNNNNNNNNNNNNNNNNNNNNNNNNNNNNNNNNNNNNNNNNNNNNNNNNNNNNNNNNNNNNNNNNNNNNNNNNNNNNNNGATGCTGTTGGCCCTCTTGGCCACCAGGCcatactgctggctcatgttcaatcACCTGCTGACGAGCACcctcaggtccctttctgcctgggcactgcccagccactctgtccccagcctgtggtgctgcagagggtTGTTGTGACTCAAGGGAAGGACCCGGCAcctggacttgttaaacctcatatCACTGGACTTAGCCCATCtacccagcctgtccaggtccctctgcagagccttcctaccctctaACAGATCAATGCTTTCATCCAATTTGGTGTCATCTAGATTTgctgatggtggactcagtccaCTCAGACTATTAATAAAGGGATTCAGCAGGACTGGCCCCAgcgctgagccctggggggctCCACTGGTGAATGCCCACCAAGTGGATGTGACACAATTCACTTCCACTCTCTGTGCCTGGCTATGCAGCCAGTttctaacccagcaaagagtgctcctgtccaagccgtgggctgccagcttttccaggagtgtccTATGGGGAGATGGTGTCAAAGGCATTGCTGAAGGTCgagtagacaacatccacagccttcccctcatccaccaggtgggtTATCTGGTTATCAAAGGAGATCAGATTGGTTAAGCACAACCTGCCGCTCCtaaatccatgctggctgggtctgatccctcagctgtcctgtaggtgctgtgtcaccacattGAAGGTGATCTGTGCCATAGCCTTActaggcaccaaggtcaggctgacaggcctgtagtttcctGTGTGCTCCTTATGGCCCTTCTTATGGATGAGCATCACATTGGCCAACCCAGTCATCTGGCACCTCCCTGGTTActcaggactgatggtaaatgacaGAAAGCATCTTGGCAAGGTCTTCTGCCATCCCCCTCATCAACCTAGGATGGATCCTCTGCGGTCTCATAGACTTGACAGCATCTAAgtggctcagcaggtctctaactgcttcctcctggatgaCAGGGGAGGCTATTCTGTTTCCTGTCcccatctaccagctcaggaggccagttgtcctgaggacagCCTGTCCAATTGttgaaaactgaagcaaagaagaCGTTAGGTACcgcagccttttcctcatctttgctAACTGTATTCCCCCCTTGTCCAATAAAGAATGGAGGTTCTCCTTGCCCCTCCAAGATGTGTTAAGTTCACCAAAGGACTTTGCCCACCGTGGCAAATTCTCCAAAGAGGCAACTGCTCATCTGTGATGACTGAAGCTTCCCCGCTCTGAACATGTCTCTGTGAAACTGGGAAAGAGTTAACCCACTTGAGATGAACGTGAGATAAGATTGTCTGGGTGCTTTCTCAGACTAGTGGGAGGAAAACAGATACTGGAAGAGAACTGATACTGGACAGAAAGAATCCACAGAGAAAGCCaacccagcagctgtgctgaaaatCAACTCTGCGTGTAGCCAATGAGCGttaattcctttgtttgctaaaatgtagaaagaGTGAAAAGTTTTGAACACCTTGGGAACCACATCAGCAAGAAGACCAGGGTGAAGAGAGATGCAACAGGATGCTTTCTGGATCCAGGTGTGGTGATAGCTTTTTCTCAAATTGTcttgctctttctctccctctggccctccttttctttttctttcctattcttcctcctctttcctatttctgtctatctatttcacactgactgttaaataaaatccatactatTGACTTTGGCACATGGTGTTGTCTGCATCTTAATTCAGGTAGAGGCGTCTGTCAGTAATTGGATCATAACAGATGTGCTGACACAACAGattgctgctgtgagagggtgagaggtgcagctgatccttggcccagggactggcactggagaaggcaggtgcagctcttATCTTCCCTGGAGTGTTTGTGCATTGGTGTTACATTCCACCCCTATGTGGAAGGGAGCAAACAAGATTTGTAGATGTTCACAGGTGAAAAAGAATGGCAAAAATCAAAAGGGTCCAAAAAAACCTTACAAGTATTTATTAACAAACTACACACTCAGCATGGCAATTGGTGTGTGTTTTGCCACTATCTTCTCATAGTgagagaaacaaagaataaaagaatagagggaagaagggaaaaagaaatcaggtaggagaggaaagaagttcATGGTCCTTGGTCCAGCATTGATCCAGCCAACAGGTGTCCAGGGTCCTGAGAGGATGCCACCCAGCCTCTGTGGCGGTACATTTTTACAGGTAAGTTTTCCCCATTACGGGATTAGGTTCCTCACTCTTCATACAAATGAGTTAGCATGTGCAGCCCAGTATTCTGGACCTTTCtggaaatggggggggggggggggctttgtgggttttttggtggtcttGATTCTCCCTCTATTGGTCTTGCTTGCTCCTTAACCCCACTCCTACACTTAAGTTGTCCTTTATGTTGTGTGGTCACCGTggactggaacaggaaattcagCTCCAGAATGGTGCTGCATTACCTTCGTATGTGCCCTTTCCAGGCACATCCTGTTATAACTTGGCTGCTTGATGGCTGTTGGTGTTCAGGGCATAGCAATGTGTTAACTCTTTACTGCCTAGGTTTCTACATtggtaaaaaaacccagttacCATCTGATAGGGACAAAAATCATCCTTAGGGCAGAGAAGGGCTTCACATTCTTAATGACAGGGCAACATCTgcacccttttttcccccctttctcttgttttcctagTGTTGTGTTTCTTGCGCTTGTTGTTATTACAGACTTAAGGTGCCAGATGCTACTTTTCCACTGTagatatattaatatctgtagGGAAGGCATTGATCTGTACAAAAGGGAGTGTGAAGCCAAATTCTTCCTAGATGAGGGTGAAGGGTTCCCTGAGTTGAGGGCTGCTTGGGCAATGATCAAGCCAGTAGGATTTTATAAGATTTGGATGGAGAATAttctcagagcagaaaatacagtctgttgggtttttatttatttatttatttatttatttatttatttttggcttacaatttaaaatttaattcagtttaatgaaattcaaattaatataaCTCAGAAGGAACGGGTTGTGGTCCACTATAGCCTGAACTGCTGGTGGTCCATTCTGccgttcaaaataattttttctttaggtaCCGCAAGATATCCTTCAGCAGATTAAAGaattgcagcagcttttcaggtGGGAATGGACAGGGTTGTGTTGGTCTTGGATTTACTGTCTGCAGGGGGGCTGCGGTATAGGTTGgcgctggtgctggtgctggagtaaCTGCTGGTGCTGGCCTTTTTCCCATTGTGGTCCAGATCCAGTTGTAATAGTACTGAGTGGAGCTGGAGACTGCAGGCCGTTTAGGTCTGGCACAGCCTACTCCCCAGCTGGTCACACCGATTTGCCAGAAAAAGCCAGCACGCTTATCTTGGCAGACAAGAGGCCCTCCACTGTCACCCTgaagcagaacagagaggatTAAGGTGCTTTTGCATGCCCCTGTCAGAAGTTAGTTGGCTCTTTtactctcccagcccctgccagaacTGGATTCCTGGCAGAGCAAGGCTCTGTTCAAGTTCTGGGACCTGCAGAACCTTGACACCCTTGGGAGCAGGTGGGGGCCTGTAAGGTGAGACTCTCTGTCTCCCCTGCATGTGGATGGTTCAGGGTAGGCATCTGGACCTCAGTGAGCAAGGACACACAGATGGGAAAGGGGGTGGAAGCTCCAGCAGTGGTGCCGAGCTGGGGCTTTGCGAGCAACTGACCAGGGAAAGCagatgctgggctgtgcttgggTGGTGTGATggggctgcccacactgctgggggctggggctctCATAGCACGCTCCTACCTGGCAGGTGCCAACACCGCCTTGCCCAGCACACACGTGGAAGTCATGGATGTTCCCTTGCAGCCACTCGctactgttgcagagctgcttaTCGACAACTTGGACCTTGGCCTGCTGCAGGACATCTCTACCtgatgctgtgagcagggaaaggaatgagttcccagcagctccttgcctaTTCTTCTGGCCTGTCTCTGTGTTGAAGTTCTTCCCTAGGGCTTAGCTCTGCCTCTAGAGAGCTGCTGGattgctgtgtccctgcccaatgCTGTCTGGCATTGGGCAGCAGGCCAGACCCATCTCTCCAGAGGCACATGTCCCATAGCCCAACTATCAttttgcctctgctgtcaggaaGCCCCAGCCATCCCTCCCTTGTGTGTCAGCCTTGCCCTCAGGGCACAGGTCCTTTGTGGGAACTCACATTTGACAATTCTGTCTCCCCAGCCAGCAACGTAACAGTTTTTCAGCTCCGATACTTTCACCGAAGgaccaggcaggcaggcagtctGAATGGAAGACCTACACCGGACTGGCCGGTCCAATTCCAGCAAGGCGATGTCGTTATACCCGAGTTCAGGAGTGTATTTCTCGTGAACGATCAGCCGCTTAATCCGGCgcacttccacaccagggcCTGACTGGCCCAACGAGGTGGCCCCAAGCACGATGGCCCACTCGCTGAGGGGACTGGAAGGCAGATGGAGAGAGGGGTGAGAGGGAGTAGAATCATGTGCTGTGACAGaccagcacttccctgccttctgcttcctgaggcggcagagaggaaaacaggacTACAGAGAGTGAAAGTAGACTCAAGATAAGTTAAGCTGGAGGCTGCTAGGAAGCAGTGGCATGAGCCCAgtcttctccctgagcagtctCTCAGCTGGGCCCTGCAATGTCAAGGCACTAGGCACACTGCAAGGAAACGGGATGGGGAGAGCATGCACTGGTGGTATGGGGATATCCCTGTACCTAGGTCCTCCTTACTTTGTGATGTTGAGAAAGCAGtgggcagctgtgaggagcCACTGCGCACTGACAAGGGTCCCTCCGCAGACATGCACAGATACCGGTGGGTTCCAGTAGCGACGGACACTGGCGATGCCTGCCCAGGCTCCAGTCCCTGGCATGACATCTGTGCCACCCACCACACGTGTTGAGCCGAAGGTAGCACCCATGGGCCGGAGCCCACAGGTCTGTCTGTAAGCAGAAGGTCATTACTGTCCTGTGAGAAGGCTTCCACAAGGCTTTGGTTGcaaagccagcagggacaggaaacTGCCTGGGGTGTGCATATGTCGGCCTGTTTCTGCTTGAGCCCCGTAGACAAGTGGTGCCAGCCACCTGGGTACTGGTGATGAACTGAGACTCCTGCCTAGGGCTTTGGAAACTGGTATGGATACAGGCGGCAAGTGGGCATCCTCAGGGAACCCCCTAAGCCTTAGCCTGGCTCCCCTCAGGTCAAGCCTGGGGCTACTTACCCACAGGTGCCATGTGCAGgcctgcacagagccagaagGATGAGGATGTACAGCAAAATCATTGTGGTCAGACACAGAAgtcagctgcaaggagagaaggcCTGTCACCTTCAGTGCAGCTGCCAACGTAGTGCCCACAGAATCTGCACTGCCACAGTGCCCTTGCTCCTGGAGCTGATGTCACAGAGGGACTGGTTCCATGTTCTGGGCATGGTGTTGGCCTCTGTAGGTGGGGGGAAGGGcaacacagaaccacagaaaggTCTGGACTGGAAAGTACCTTAAGGATCGACTAGTTTCAAACCCCAGCCATGCACATGGAtgccttccactacaccaggttgctgAGAGTCCCACCCAAGCTGGCCTCAAATGGTcacaggaatggggcatccacagcttctctgggcaggcaacctgtgccagtactTTGACAATGATACAAGATTTTACTTGTCATCAAAAAATCCTACAGAATTTGCAGCAACAACAATTAAAAGCAACacacattctgatttttaaaaacaatttgcgAAATTGTTTTCACTTGCTTTGCTTGAGACAGAAAAACCAACTAAACAAATGTAACTCAAggccttaaaaaaaagtctcaatgCCTAAGCTCTTTTGGTGTTGTTTAGAAACTGACTATGACGAATTCTAATTAAAAGTCATGTTCCTTCAAGAAGCCAGAGCCCCTTTACAGTTGAGCCTGTTTATTTAGTCGTTTCCACTGGACTGCTGAACAGCTTACCCCTATTTCGAGAGgtacagcagaggctgtgcattGGACTGCCATTTCAGTTACTGCCAATAAGTTCCTCTCTTTGATTACCACATTCCAGTTTTCTTAGCTTTCCTTTGATGAAGTTCAGGGAAGACCAGTGAGAGAGAAGGTTCCTGCCAAGATATCCAGAGTCCAGTTTCAAGTTCCCTAGTGTGCTGCACAGCACATGCACAGATGGATCATGTGTCAGGAGCCTAAGACGCTgcacttccagctgctgtccccaagaGCTGGAAGCCCCTAGTGTTATAAAGAAACTGgctttagtaggtggggttgatgatggttaattgtttcaaatgagttGGAAGGAATTGCCAACAAATGTAATGAATTGTTGATGTAGTGAATAGTTGCCACAAAGTTAAATCCGTACTCTCAGTGAAGTGGATGTGCAGAGTTGCCAGTCAGGGGGAGGAGACGAGGTGCATCGAGGAGTGATATCACCAGTTCAGCCTGCGATTGGAGGGATTGACCAACCAATAGTGCCTCGTAGTTCCAAaatgattggccaggaatgcaccaCCTTATGGACCAACCAGCGACCAGAAAGAGGGCCAACCAGCAAAGGGATCAAGAAGGCACCAATCGTCAGCGTCCAGAGACTTTAACAACCCCAGGCGCTGGGCGCCCGGGGTCTTTCTGCGGACTTTGTATCCAAAGAaacaccctgtgccctgtgcacagaccCTTGTTACTTTTTGTTACTCTGACTAGCCGCTgaggtcctgggcttatcctggggcctcctcctcggttgtctttgtttttaataaacaggcccaggctttttaaaaatactctggctctgattcgcctgtttttaacacctAGGACCTGTCTTCCCTTAGTCCACTACCTAGCATGAGAGGTTGGaaggaggcacagccaggacaggtgacccaaactggccaaagagaTATTGCAGACCCTCTGACATCCTGCTCAGTATTCCAAGCTGCGtgcaagaaggaggaaggagaggatgtttggagtgatggcatttgtcctcCCAAGTCACTGTGAGGTGTGAgggggccctgctgtcctggagatgcAAAACACCTGCCTACCCATGGGAAATGGTGAATGAgttctttggggctttttgcttgtgtgtgtagCTTCTGCATTCCCTATGCAACTGAATTATTCTCCACCtgtgagttttccagcttttaccctgGCAATTGTCTGCCCAGTCCATCCTGCTGGTGGGTCATTGAGCGAGAATGACTGTGTGTGGTGCTTGGTTGCTGGCTGGGATTAAACCACATCatgagaaatagagaaaaagtggtttaaatgcaagaggagggagaatgacgcttccgatttttggaatggtggtggtttttctgttttcctaagcctaagccttccttcctatggCCTGTCCAGCACCTGATGTGTGGTCTCTCTCACAGCTTCAAATTTGGCTGGGACTGGCCCAAATGGgccctctgctttcctcctaCCAGCACTTTGTGAGTTGTCTCACAGTGTGTTGGGgtgggaatccttaaaatccgaaggttttgggaaagctgcaaaaggcaggcctcacagacagcagaactgcgattagagctaagcagtagccataagatctgtcagcagaaaaatcatataAGGAGTAGAAGagtaaggacaaatagaacaatgCTCTGTGTATTAAACAGAATAACTCCCTAAGatacagaaaagtatatctagCGAGATGTTAGGAAATTCTAAGCTTAatgatggagctctgtgcaatgcatcttaaggcttacaagcaggtattgtatttgaaataagccagcattgttttaaccaaagCTACATGTGCTTGCAGTGGTTGCGTAGAACTACTGTCAGTAGGCTTTGCTTggtgtgattggtcaaaaagtttttaaaggaagCTGTAACATTAAGTTCTTGGACAGCTGCCGGGGATGTGAACTGCAGGCATCTTCCCATTGTCGTAACTATGTAATGACgctgatgctggaaaataaacagctcgagacgcacCCCTCAGCAGTCCCGTCCCATCCGTGATTTCTACATTGTCCCCCAGCCGGCGATAGGATGCCAGGTGGGAGTCCCTCCCTGGGAGCCGGTGGAGCAGGAACTGGCCTCGGGGCTGTTGtcctcctttccagcagcatgggagcacagcagcctcttggCCTCCTCACTGCATTGGCCC includes:
- the LOC137465534 gene encoding uncharacterized protein; amino-acid sequence: MEKVCAAVCTAFSLAYSGYFFTHLARHVTRAWRESGPWSPKPTSEPPLAARLPEEEAEGEEDSHQSAPAATAGPEHPASSTGAASAPALAASAPEEEAEEEESAANEPAPAVSLRPEQPTSVSACFG